Part of the Halomarina litorea genome is shown below.
CGCTCCCCGACGCACTCGCGGAGCGTCGCGTAGAACTCGAAGTCGACTCGCATGGCACTCTCTGGCGTCCCCACCGTGATAACCCATTCGGCGCGATGGGGTGACCCGAACGACTAACACCCGACCGGGACACTCGCTGTCATGACACGTGACACGACGCGGGTCACGACGCCCGAAGAACGGTTCGAGGACCTCCCCGAGTTCGACTACGAGCGCCACAGCGTCACCGTCGGCGACAGCCTCGAGATGGCCTACGTCGACGTGGGCGAGGAGAGTGGTGAGAACGGCGAGACGTTCCTCTGTCTCCACGGCGAACCGACGTGGGGCTACCTCTACCGGAAGATGATACCCGGCCTCAGCGAGCGCGGGCGCGTCGTCGTCCCGGACTTCGTGGGGTTCGGCCGCTCGGAGAAACTCACCGACCGGGACGCCTACAGCTTCGACTTCCACTACGGGACGCTCGTGGACTTCGTGGAGGCACTCGACTTACAGGATATCACCCTCGTCTGTCAGGACTGGGGCGGCATCCTCGGGTTGACCTACGCTGCACACGCGCCCGAACGGTTCGCCCGCCTCGTGGCGATGAACACGGGCGTCCCGAGCGGGCGACAGGAGATGCCCGAGGCGTGGGAGGAGTTCCGCTCGTTCGTCGAACGCGTCGACGAACTCCCCGTCGGGATGCTGATTCAGAACGCGACGGCGACCGACCTTCCCGACGACGTCGTCGCGGCCTACGAGGCCCCCTTCCACACCGAGGAGGCGAAAGCGGGGGCGCGCGCGTGGCCCGACATGGTCCCCCGGAATGACGGGGGGGACGGGGCGGAGATGACACAGGAGGCGGCGAGGCGTCTGGGCGAGTGGGAGAAACCCGCGTTCGTCCTGTTCGCCGACAGCGACCCCATCACGCGGAAGAACCGCGACCCGCTTCGCGACCTCATCCCGACGGCGAGCGAGCAACCGGACGTGTGGGTGGAGGGTGCGATGCACTTCCTGCAGGAGGACGCGGGCGAGGACATCGCAGAAGAGATCGTCGCGTTCGTCGACCGGACCTGACCGGGGGCGAGCCTTACTCGACGACGACCGCGCCCTTCATGCCGGCCCCCCGGTGGGGGTTGCAGTAGTAGAGCGCGAGGCCCGCCTGGTCGAACGTCTGGCTGAAACTCCCGCTGGACACGGGGTCGCCGCTGCGGAACTCGAAGTCGGAGTCCTCGGCGGAGACGACGTTGTGGCTGCCACCCTCGCCCGTCCACGACCAGTTGACCGTCGTCCCGGAGGAGACGCGGACCGCCGCGGGGCCGAATGCGAGGCCGTTGCCGGCGCCGACGTCGACCGTCACCTCGCTCTGGCCGGTCATGTCCTCGATGGACTCGAAGTTGTTCGCGCCCGAGAGGTAGGACTCGACGGCGGCCTGACTCCCGTTGTCGCCACCGCCGCCCGACGTGGTCGTCGTGTTGCCGCCGTTCCCGGCGGTCGTGGTCGTCTGCCCACCGGACGTGGTGGTGTCACCGCCGTTGCTGGCGGTCGTGGTGGTGGTGTCGCCACCGTTGCCACCGTTGCCGTCGCCGCCGCCGGAACAGCCGGCGAGCGCGCCAAGCGCGACGACCGAAGCCATACCCGTCACGAAGTTTCGTCGGGGGATACCGTTTGACATCGTCGCAATCACTACAGACTACGAGAAGATAACTCTGATTGAGAAGAGTGCGCGCGGCACGCGGTCCCAGGAGGCACGAGCCACATCGGCGCGTGGCGGTCGGGGACCGTCGGCGGGGAGGCGTACGAAGCCACCCACGCGCCGTCCGCGCCGGCGCCCCCGCGCCACACCGTCACGTGGGGATGCAAACAGAACGACGGGTGCACCGGAGAGTAGGCGTCCGGTCCGTATGCGCCTACCGCATCGGTCAGGTGTACAGCCACCGGGACGCCACGGACGAAGGGGAACGCGAGGCGTTCCACGCCCGCGTCGAGGAGATACGCGAACACGCCCGGTCGGGGTCCCGCTGAGAGGACTCCAGTGACACGTAGGGATCGCTTCATATACCGCGAAGTCCTAACTAGACGCGGCCGGAGCGCCCGCCGCATGAACGAACAGGTGTACTCCCCGCAGTCACTCGTCGACGAAATCGACGCCAGGCGTCGGACCATCACCGTCTTCGTCCCGCCGGACGAGACCGACGCGACGACCGACCTCGAGGACCACTTCGCCACCCGAAACGTCACGGTCGAGACCCGCACCATTCCCGTCGGTCGGGAGGGGTTCGTCGTTGTCAGGAGCGAGGGACTCCCGCAGCGGACCGTCCCGCTCGGGGCCGTCAGGGCGCTCCTCTCGGGGAACGCCGGATCGGAGTGGCGGACGCTCCCGACGGACGTCGACACGCCGAGCGCCGTCGTCGGACTCGACGAACTCTGTTTCCGGTCGTTCGACCGCAGGCAGATGCTGTTCACCTGCCGTGAAATCGAGGAACGAGCCTACCGCATCGGCCACGGGACACTCCACGTCGGCTTCCAGCGAGAGGGGGCCTTCGAGGCACAACGCGAGGTGTACGAGGCGCTCCTCACCCGAGGTGTCACGGTGGATGCCTACATGGGGTCGCTCGGTTCCGAGGCGGTGGGTCGCCTCGAACACCCGAACCTCTCGTACCACGTCGACCCCGTCCCCGAACTCTCGAACTACTGGTTCCTCGCGTACGACGGGGGCGGCGAACCCTACCAGAAGTGCGCGCTGGTCGCCGAGGAGCGGGCGAGGGGACGGTACTACGGCGTCTGGACGTACGACCCGTCGCTCGTCGCCGGCCTCGTCGCGTACCTGAAGGCGACGTACTGACCACGGATGTTCCGCGTGCGACCCTTCTTCGGTGATGACGGGACCATCCTCCGCGTGACCTGACCCACCAACCGTCGGGCCAGCCGTGGGCGGTGTAGCCGTCCACACAGCGGTCGTGCGACGTGGCACCCGACGTCCCTCCCCGTCGCCTGTTCGCCCCTACCCGTCGACCTCGCCCCGGTCGTTGAGGTAGTTCCGCAGTCCGTCGAACCGAAGCGTCTCGCCCCGTTCGAGGTAGTGGCCGGCGCACGCGTTCCCGAGCGCCAGCGCCACCGGCCAGTCCCAGCCGGCGGCGCGAGCACGCGCCAGCGCCGCCGAGAACCGGTCGCCGGCACCCGAGTTCCGGACCCCTTCGTCGACGTCGACCGCCGGGAGGAGATGTCGCCCGTCGCGCGTCGCGGCGACCGACTCGTCGAACCCGTGCATCACGACGGCGGAGACGCCGGCGGCACGCCGGACCCGGTCGGTGACGTGACCGCCCCGTTCGTCGACGGCCGCCGCGAGGCCCGACAGCTCCTCGCGGTTCGCGCTCACGACTACCTCGCAGCCCTCGTCGAGCGACGCCAGCGCCTCGCAGAGACCCTGTGCGGCCCCCGAGTCGATGGCCGAGACGTCACCCGGGTCGAGGAGGAGTGTCCCGACATCGACCCGGTCCGCGAGCGCCGAGAGCACCGCCGTCATCGACGGGAACGCCGCCCAGTTGCCGACGAGGAGGGCGTCCGCGCCGTAGACGGGCCCGGACGCTCCCTCGGCGGCATCGTCGAGCGCCGCCGTCCCCCAGCCGTCGCGGCTGTCGGGGACGGCCGCCAGCATGAGGTCGCCGTCGTCGAACCGGTAGACGTCCACTCGCGCCGGGTCGCCCATCGAGTGGGTCTCGAACGGGAGCGACTCGAAGACGGGGTCGTCGAGGTGACCGAGGAGCGTCACCTCGTCCCCGAGGGCGTGGCACTGCTGGGCCATGTTCGTCGCCTGCCCGCCCGGTTCCCGTGCGGTCCGCTCGCGAACGAACGAACTCGACTCGCCGGCGGCGACTCGCTCGCCGAACGAGCGCCGCGAGTCGACCGGACCGCCGCCGCCCTCGACGCGATAGAGGGTGTCGACGCTCCCGTCGGGGAGCGACGCGACCGTGAGTGGCGAGGCGTCCTCGACGCGTCCGACCAACCGCTCGTAGCTCATACCGGCCGTTCGCGCGCGCACCGCAAAAACGCGGACCCCCGCCACGCAAGTATCCCCGTCTTCCGGCAACGGCGTGGGCTTGGCCGCTCCTCTTCAGTGTGACGCCCCTCCCTCCGAGTACGATGTCGCAATCCACGGCCGAGGAGCGAGACCGGTACAGCCCCGACGCCGACTGGAACCAGTTGTACCTCGACGGCCCCGTCGACGGCGACGACCGCGACACCATCGCGGTCGACGACCCCGCCACGGAGGAGGTCTTCACCGAGGTCCCGGCGGGCACCGTCGAGGACGTCGACCGGGCCTACGAGGTGGCGAGTGAGGCCCAGGCGGAGTGGGCGGAGACCTCGCCACAGGAGCGCACGGAGGTGATACAGGGTGCGCTCCAGACGATGGAGGAGCGCCGCGAGGAGATTCTCGAACTGCTCGCCGTCGAGTCCGGGAGCACCCGGGTGAAAGGCGAGGTGGAACTCCAGAGCGCGATGGGCATCACGCAGGAGGCAGCGAGCTTCCCCACGCGGATGTCCGGCGACCACCGCGACTCGAACGTCCCCGGAAAGGAGAACGTCGTCAAGCGGGAACCGGCGGGCGTCGTCGCCGTCATCTCGCCGTGGAACTTCCCGCTGCACCTCTCGATGCGGGCCGTCGCGCCCGCGCTGGCGACGGGCAACGCCGTCGTCCTCAAGCCCGCCTCGAACACGCCCATCACGGGGGGGCTGTTGCTCGCACGTATCTTCGAGGACGCTGGACTGCCCGAGGGACTCCTGACCGTCGTCACGGGCCACGGCTCGGATGTCGGCGACCGCATCGCGGGCCACGACGACGCTGCCGTCGTCTCCTTCACCGGGTCGTCGGCCGTCGGGAGTGGCGTCGCCAGCGAGGCGGCCGGCAACTTCGCCCAGCCCGCGATGGAACT
Proteins encoded:
- a CDS encoding DICT sensory domain-containing protein, whose amino-acid sequence is MNEQVYSPQSLVDEIDARRRTITVFVPPDETDATTDLEDHFATRNVTVETRTIPVGREGFVVVRSEGLPQRTVPLGAVRALLSGNAGSEWRTLPTDVDTPSAVVGLDELCFRSFDRRQMLFTCREIEERAYRIGHGTLHVGFQREGAFEAQREVYEALLTRGVTVDAYMGSLGSEAVGRLEHPNLSYHVDPVPELSNYWFLAYDGGGEPYQKCALVAEERARGRYYGVWTYDPSLVAGLVAYLKATY
- a CDS encoding halocyanin domain-containing protein, which produces MASVVALGALAGCSGGGDGNGGNGGDTTTTTASNGGDTTTSGGQTTTTAGNGGNTTTTSGGGGDNGSQAAVESYLSGANNFESIEDMTGQSEVTVDVGAGNGLAFGPAAVRVSSGTTVNWSWTGEGGSHNVVSAEDSDFEFRSGDPVSSGSFSQTFDQAGLALYYCNPHRGAGMKGAVVVE
- a CDS encoding PfkB family carbohydrate kinase translates to MSYERLVGRVEDASPLTVASLPDGSVDTLYRVEGGGGPVDSRRSFGERVAAGESSSFVRERTAREPGGQATNMAQQCHALGDEVTLLGHLDDPVFESLPFETHSMGDPARVDVYRFDDGDLMLAAVPDSRDGWGTAALDDAAEGASGPVYGADALLVGNWAAFPSMTAVLSALADRVDVGTLLLDPGDVSAIDSGAAQGLCEALASLDEGCEVVVSANREELSGLAAAVDERGGHVTDRVRRAAGVSAVVMHGFDESVAATRDGRHLLPAVDVDEGVRNSGAGDRFSAALARARAAGWDWPVALALGNACAGHYLERGETLRFDGLRNYLNDRGEVDG
- a CDS encoding haloalkane dehalogenase, translating into MTRDTTRVTTPEERFEDLPEFDYERHSVTVGDSLEMAYVDVGEESGENGETFLCLHGEPTWGYLYRKMIPGLSERGRVVVPDFVGFGRSEKLTDRDAYSFDFHYGTLVDFVEALDLQDITLVCQDWGGILGLTYAAHAPERFARLVAMNTGVPSGRQEMPEAWEEFRSFVERVDELPVGMLIQNATATDLPDDVVAAYEAPFHTEEAKAGARAWPDMVPRNDGGDGAEMTQEAARRLGEWEKPAFVLFADSDPITRKNRDPLRDLIPTASEQPDVWVEGAMHFLQEDAGEDIAEEIVAFVDRT
- a CDS encoding aldehyde dehydrogenase family protein, whose product is MSQSTAEERDRYSPDADWNQLYLDGPVDGDDRDTIAVDDPATEEVFTEVPAGTVEDVDRAYEVASEAQAEWAETSPQERTEVIQGALQTMEERREEILELLAVESGSTRVKGEVELQSAMGITQEAASFPTRMSGDHRDSNVPGKENVVKREPAGVVAVISPWNFPLHLSMRAVAPALATGNAVVLKPASNTPITGGLLLARIFEDAGLPEGLLTVVTGHGSDVGDRIAGHDDAAVVSFTGSSAVGSGVASEAAGNFAQPAMELGGNGPHVVLEDADVDDAVDAGTFGTFLHQGQICISINRHLVHESVYDEYVEKLAERAENLPIGNPSEDPEAVVGPIIDDSQVEDITTYIEQTVEEGATLEAGGDHDGRFVEPTVLSDATNEMSAACNEHFGPVAPVIPFSDDEEAVELANDTEYGLAASVFGGDRNRAEDVADRIDAGMVHVNDQPVNDEPHVPFGGMKASGIGRYNGEWVLEEFTEPKWVSVQRETRDYPF